From Nicotiana tabacum cultivar K326 chromosome 22, ASM71507v2, whole genome shotgun sequence, one genomic window encodes:
- the LOC142176299 gene encoding cytochrome P450 71D7-like yields the protein MGRDPKYWDDVESFKPERFEHNSMDYIGNNYEYLPFGSGRRICPGMSFGLANVYFPLAQLLYHFDWKLPTGINPSELDLTEAPGAACTTKNDLHLIATPYQHCQE from the coding sequence ATGGGAAGAGATCCAAAATATTGGGATGACGTAGAAAGCTTTAAACCTGAGAGATTTGAACACAACTCTATGGATTATATTGGTAataattatgaatatcttccctTTGGTAGCGGAAGGAGAATTTGCCCTGGAATGTCATTTGGTTTAGCAAATGTTTATTTTCCACTGGCTCAACTGTTGTATCACTTTGACTGGAAACTCCCAACTGGAATCAATCCAAGTGAACTGGACTTGACCGAGGCGCCTGGAGCAGCTTGTACTACAAAGAATGACCTACACTTGATCGCTACTCCTTATCAACATTGTCAAGAGTGA